In Tachysurus fulvidraco isolate hzauxx_2018 chromosome 25, HZAU_PFXX_2.0, whole genome shotgun sequence, the following proteins share a genomic window:
- the pi15a gene encoding peptidase inhibitor 15-A has protein sequence MMNEHSLAIDLLLICMSCGAASVLAAFNSTISAPPSTIFSDNSSKYHMDNVNFPKTRRKRYISQDDRLAILDYHNKVRGNVFPPASNMEYMVWDETLAQRAEEWATMCLWEHGPRNLLKFLGQNLSVRTGRYRSILQLVKPWYDEVKDYSFPYPRDCNPRCPLKCYGPMCTHYTQMVWATSNKVGCAIHTCHNMNVWGSVWRRATYLVCNYSGKGNWIGEAPYKVGVPCSMCPPSYGGSCSNNMCVPAVNSNYLHWFK, from the exons ATGATGAATGAGCACAGCTTGGCCATCGATTTGCTCCTCATCTGCATGTCTTGTGGAGCAGCAAGTGTGCTTGCAGCATTCAATTCCACCATCTCTGCTCCACCATCCACCATTTTCTCTGACAATAGCTCTAAATATCACATGGACAATGTAAACTTTCCAAAAACCAGACGGAAGAGGTATATTTCCCAAGACGACCGACTGGCCATTCTTGATTACCACAATAAAGTCAGAGGAAACGTTTTCCCGCCAGCTTCCAACATGGAATACATG gTGTGGGATGAAACCCTCGCTCAGAGAGCAGAAGAGTGGGCTACGATGTGCCTTTGGGAACATGGGCCTCGCAATCTTCTCAAATTCCTTGGGCAAAACCTTTCTGTACGAACTGGAAG gTACAGATCCATTCTGCAGCTGGTGAAGCCATGGTACGATGAAGTGAAAGATTATTCTTTCCCATATCCACGTGACTGCAATCCCAGATGCCCTCTTAAATGCTACGGGCCCATgtgcacacattacacacaa ATGGTTTGGGCAACGTCGAATAAAGTCGGATGCGCGATCCATACATGTCACAATATGAATGTGTGGGGCTCAGTGTGGAGGAGAGCAACGTATTTGGTGTGCAACTATTCAGGAAA GGGTAACTGGATCGGTGAAGCTCCCTATAAAGTGGGCGTTCCATGCTCAATGTGCCCTCCCAGTTACGGTGGCTCATGCAGTAACAACatgtgtgttcctgctgtgaACTCAAACTACCTGCActggtttaaataa